From Oligoflexia bacterium, the proteins below share one genomic window:
- the smc gene encoding chromosome segregation protein SMC — protein MRIKKLELLGFKSFLEKTAFQFDVPITSIVGPNGCGKSNVVDALKWITGELSYKELRGKSMEDLIFAGSEKRPPTSMMEVLLTLDNESSLGPVQYKDFAEIVVQRKIFRDGSSEFYINKSACRLKDITDLFLDTGIGKSSYSIIEQGRVGAIVSSRPEDRRLIIEEASGITKFKARKKAALKKMEHTQQNLLRVNDIIKELTRQTASLKKQAEKAEKYKVLKEDVKQLDLKLLSYAWKKSELVLEELRSTHTRLKDSLSAEESKLLSNESQYETEKLRLLEFEKKLERMQEKVFEQKTTIQNLENEASNQQLKQSQLLETAQEEKERAAILLQKYEDLDLQHVNVSNSIKQSTLELEEIADNLNTDIEKESQLKSTLLNLEQALSELKTKNMQHLTREAEIKNNKQSLEEQNRSLDVKLQDINERVNETQEEVNQLSSSLSEKEEAFEQSNQMVLEFEESKISAEDELEHLNLDKEKCHQELIQINNEIERDASRLNTLQEFIDSYQGYEKGVQSIMKEKDSGNVGRVQGILGDMLEVEPGYEKAAYAALNEFVQCIVVEDSDDVVKTIDYLKSDAGEGRSSFLIEKDEAFHLTRKTDQKTANQNSIIKHVKAKGTFNKLIEQVLSTIYLVPSLSDALDLWKKGTQETMVTLEGDRISRNGIITGGKNEEQQGVLEIHNQVNELKERVEEKRQRSDKLSYELEKIQERILSLKAQIEGLSEDIKSHSQQKTSHEKELLSLGETQKYKNSFLQELFNQKQSYLNDIEQNKVALESMQIEYETLLEHKNNFLSKEEAFTQEITEMRASYEVHNQRLTEIKIKKASLDERQDALKKELESLDQQKSLAKEEAETLKLKSNERIEQAQEISHNVISLKEKRENILQEFTESETHLNVVKIEHDTLAEKLRTDEEQLKGYRSAKEHVVAQINKIQMDIQEEDYKLERLLEQVTERYELNLHDCIDQYYEDLEESTLGQSNQELQKLRNSLNAMGHVNLGALEELAELEERFSFLSEQKADLENTLNDLNTAIEHIDESTQEMFLDTYKKVNGRFQELFPKLFGGGKAKLVMTSDENILETGIDIVAQPPGKKLQNMNLMSGGEKALTAIALIFSIFDFKAPPFCILDEVDAPLDDANVGRFLGMVKEMSQKTQFIVITHNKATMEIAQNLYGVTMEEPGVSRTVSVQLNQGVEQLETNETQQASSVA, from the coding sequence GTGAGAATAAAAAAACTAGAATTATTAGGCTTTAAATCGTTTTTAGAAAAAACTGCATTTCAGTTTGATGTTCCAATTACTTCTATTGTTGGGCCTAATGGTTGTGGAAAAAGTAATGTGGTTGATGCGCTTAAATGGATAACAGGTGAATTAAGCTATAAAGAACTGCGTGGAAAGAGCATGGAAGATCTTATTTTTGCTGGAAGTGAAAAAAGACCTCCTACGAGCATGATGGAAGTGCTTTTAACTTTAGACAATGAGTCAAGTTTAGGGCCAGTGCAATACAAAGATTTTGCAGAAATTGTAGTACAAAGAAAAATATTTAGAGATGGTTCAAGTGAGTTTTATATTAATAAATCGGCGTGTAGACTGAAAGATATAACAGATTTATTTTTGGATACGGGTATAGGAAAATCATCGTATTCGATTATTGAACAAGGTCGTGTTGGAGCTATTGTATCTAGTCGTCCTGAGGATAGACGTTTAATTATTGAAGAAGCGTCTGGTATTACCAAATTTAAAGCCCGTAAAAAAGCTGCTTTGAAAAAGATGGAGCATACGCAACAAAATTTATTACGGGTGAATGATATTATTAAAGAGTTGACACGTCAGACAGCGTCTTTAAAAAAACAAGCTGAAAAAGCTGAAAAATATAAAGTTCTTAAAGAAGATGTAAAACAGTTGGATTTAAAACTATTAAGTTATGCTTGGAAAAAAAGTGAATTGGTCTTAGAAGAGTTAAGATCCACTCATACTCGTTTGAAAGACTCTTTAAGCGCAGAAGAGTCTAAGTTACTTTCAAATGAATCACAATATGAAACTGAGAAATTACGTTTGCTTGAATTTGAAAAAAAGCTTGAACGGATGCAGGAAAAAGTTTTTGAACAAAAAACCACTATTCAAAATTTAGAAAATGAAGCTAGTAACCAACAACTTAAACAGTCTCAGTTATTAGAAACAGCTCAGGAAGAAAAAGAGAGAGCTGCAATTTTATTACAAAAATACGAAGATTTAGATCTCCAACATGTCAATGTTTCAAACAGTATAAAACAATCTACTTTAGAGTTAGAAGAAATTGCAGATAATCTTAATACAGATATTGAAAAAGAAAGCCAGCTCAAGAGTACTCTACTAAATTTAGAACAAGCTTTATCTGAACTCAAAACTAAAAATATGCAACACCTAACACGTGAAGCAGAGATTAAAAATAACAAACAAAGTTTAGAAGAACAGAATCGTTCACTAGATGTGAAGTTGCAAGATATCAATGAAAGAGTAAATGAAACTCAAGAAGAGGTCAATCAACTATCAAGTAGTTTATCTGAAAAAGAAGAAGCTTTTGAGCAAAGCAATCAAATGGTACTTGAGTTTGAAGAAAGTAAAATTTCTGCTGAAGATGAGTTGGAACATTTAAACTTAGATAAAGAAAAATGTCATCAAGAACTGATTCAAATCAACAATGAAATTGAACGCGATGCTTCTCGTTTAAATACTTTACAAGAGTTTATTGATTCATATCAAGGTTATGAAAAGGGTGTGCAAAGCATCATGAAGGAGAAAGACTCAGGTAATGTTGGCAGAGTACAAGGTATTTTAGGTGATATGCTTGAAGTTGAGCCTGGTTACGAAAAAGCAGCTTATGCTGCTTTAAATGAATTTGTACAATGTATTGTTGTTGAAGATTCAGATGATGTTGTAAAAACCATTGACTATTTAAAAAGTGATGCTGGAGAAGGAAGAAGCTCATTTTTAATTGAGAAGGATGAAGCTTTTCATTTGACTCGCAAGACAGATCAAAAAACAGCCAATCAAAATAGTATTATTAAGCATGTAAAAGCCAAAGGCACCTTTAATAAGTTAATAGAACAAGTCTTAAGCACTATATATTTAGTTCCCTCTTTAAGTGATGCTCTTGATTTATGGAAAAAAGGAACACAGGAAACCATGGTTACTCTTGAAGGGGATAGAATATCCCGTAATGGTATTATTACAGGTGGTAAAAATGAAGAGCAACAAGGCGTTTTAGAGATTCATAACCAAGTGAATGAACTTAAAGAGCGTGTTGAAGAAAAACGTCAACGCTCTGATAAATTAAGCTATGAACTAGAAAAAATTCAAGAAAGAATTTTAAGTTTAAAAGCACAAATTGAAGGTTTATCAGAAGATATTAAGAGTCATAGTCAACAAAAAACCAGTCATGAAAAAGAGTTGTTAAGTCTTGGTGAAACACAGAAATATAAAAATTCATTTCTTCAAGAATTATTTAATCAAAAACAAAGTTATCTCAACGATATTGAGCAAAATAAAGTGGCTTTAGAATCAATGCAGATTGAGTATGAAACTTTGTTAGAGCATAAGAATAACTTCTTAAGCAAAGAGGAAGCCTTTACGCAAGAAATCACTGAAATGAGAGCTTCGTATGAAGTTCATAATCAACGTTTGACTGAAATCAAAATTAAGAAAGCCAGTTTAGATGAAAGACAAGATGCATTAAAAAAGGAGTTGGAGTCTTTAGATCAACAAAAGTCTTTAGCAAAAGAAGAGGCAGAAACATTAAAGTTAAAGTCAAATGAACGCATTGAGCAAGCACAAGAAATTTCTCATAATGTTATTTCATTAAAAGAAAAACGTGAAAACATCTTACAAGAATTCACAGAATCTGAAACTCATTTGAATGTTGTAAAAATTGAGCATGACACCCTTGCAGAGAAACTTAGAACGGATGAAGAGCAGCTTAAAGGTTATCGCTCAGCAAAAGAACACGTTGTGGCTCAGATTAATAAAATACAAATGGATATTCAAGAAGAAGATTATAAGTTAGAGCGCCTGCTAGAACAAGTTACAGAACGCTACGAGTTAAACTTACATGATTGCATTGATCAGTATTATGAAGATTTAGAGGAAAGCACACTTGGTCAAAGCAACCAAGAACTACAAAAGTTAAGAAATAGTCTCAATGCTATGGGACATGTTAATTTGGGTGCCTTAGAAGAGTTAGCTGAACTTGAAGAGCGGTTTAGTTTTTTAAGTGAGCAAAAGGCAGATTTAGAAAATACGCTTAATGATTTAAATACAGCAATTGAACATATTGATGAATCTACGCAAGAGATGTTTTTAGATACCTATAAAAAAGTTAACGGTCGTTTCCAAGAGCTTTTCCCTAAACTTTTTGGTGGAGGTAAAGCAAAGTTAGTCATGACTTCAGATGAGAACATACTTGAAACAGGAATTGACATTGTAGCGCAGCCTCCTGGAAAAAAATTACAAAATATGAACTTAATGTCAGGTGGGGAGAAGGCTTTGACAGCGATTGCTTTAATTTTCTCTATTTTTGATTTTAAAGCACCACCATTTTGTATATTGGATGAGGTTGATGCACCTTTGGATGATGCCAATGTGGGACGTTTTCTGGGCATGGTTAAAGAAATGTCACAAAAAACTCAGTTTATTGTGATTACACACAATAAAGCCACAATGGAAATTGCGCAAAACCTTTATGGAGTTACCATGGAGGAGCCCGGTGTTTCTAGAACGGTTTCAGTTCAACTTAATCAAGGTGTAGAACAATTGGAAACCAACGAAACTCAACAGGCATCTTCAGTAGCTTAA